One region of Epilithonimonas zeae genomic DNA includes:
- a CDS encoding tetratricopeptide repeat protein yields the protein MNSKKVILASMLSLYGISEAQQSQYFTQKEDYHFGLAENLYNTKVYNASQYEYSNQYFYNKSLSQSRKEASLFFSNVIGVILQQQYAEEGLNAFMKEYPKSAYFAQANGPLADYYLAKKDFEKALETLQKVNQYQLSKEENTQHIMKLGYAKFMTGDSAGAIEALEESFKNADENSKPAISYMLGHLYYADKQKDNAFVYFDQIKNNEDYAHLVKPYYVQMYYNQKNYDLAISEGNEILNNGKTTAYDTEIHKIVGESYFMKGDYQSAYPHLKLFLDKEQTPSETDLYEMGFVSSQVGKNAEAVGYYNQLINSNSPLAQNAYYQLGNAYLQNNQKQEALSAYRNASQMNYDAKVQQLALEQYAKLSYELGNPFENSSKVIQRYLDKYPNSKTQEMRSLLVKSYLYSGDYKATLDALSKLDQKTNETKKIEQEVSYLLGSEEFNKGNFDAAETYFKRSLQFNLNKDFYKKAQYWLGQTYYQKGDYKSAIATYTKLENETAEGFPEREQLDYDLGYAYFKSKDFASAQEYFKEYLRFPKQEFKADAELRLADTYYANNQLNEALEIYNKTENASDYTLYQKALALGFKGDTVAKISELKTLISKYPNSEYVDDANYEIASAYAQNDDFTQSNAYFDKVIKSSPDKDLVANSQIYRAQNLIDLNQNENAISEFRRLANQYKNTAYADKIVAAAKPAFVKTGDVAGYEQFAKSLNVNVSGTEISEINLNLAQDSFSKKDYGKAVSYYEKYLDQSPSGDNLFKAQYELGESYYQLKQTDKALLPLQNVADFQNDYQQEAQVRLAQIYLSQDKVADAKKYLEQNANSTNVTIKNFASIELMKIYADEKNFAEAEKYANAVIANSKNSAATLEQAKVIKARSLMQQGKDRDAQTAYTALEKSSNTEVAAEALYAKAFYQNKAKAFKSSNETIFKLANNYASEEYWGAKALVLMAKNYLALKDNYQASYTVDEIINNYGDFPEIVAEAKEVKAQIKK from the coding sequence ATGAATTCAAAAAAAGTAATACTGGCTTCGATGTTATCGCTTTACGGGATTTCTGAGGCGCAACAATCTCAATATTTTACTCAAAAAGAAGACTATCATTTTGGTTTGGCAGAGAATCTCTACAATACCAAAGTTTACAATGCTTCCCAATACGAATATTCCAACCAATATTTTTACAACAAAAGTCTAAGTCAATCCAGGAAAGAAGCATCACTGTTTTTCAGCAATGTGATTGGTGTGATTTTGCAACAGCAATATGCGGAAGAAGGTCTGAATGCTTTTATGAAAGAATATCCAAAGTCGGCGTATTTTGCTCAAGCCAACGGACCTTTGGCAGATTATTACCTGGCAAAAAAGGATTTTGAAAAAGCCCTGGAAACTTTGCAGAAAGTCAATCAATACCAACTGAGTAAAGAGGAAAATACACAGCATATTATGAAGCTGGGTTACGCCAAGTTTATGACAGGAGATTCTGCTGGAGCAATCGAAGCTTTGGAAGAATCATTTAAAAATGCAGATGAAAATAGTAAACCTGCGATTTCTTATATGTTGGGACATCTTTATTATGCTGACAAACAAAAAGACAATGCATTTGTTTACTTCGACCAAATCAAGAATAATGAAGACTATGCACATTTAGTTAAGCCTTATTATGTGCAGATGTACTACAATCAGAAGAACTATGATCTGGCAATATCTGAAGGGAATGAAATCCTGAACAACGGAAAAACAACTGCTTACGATACAGAAATCCACAAAATAGTAGGAGAGAGCTACTTTATGAAAGGCGATTACCAATCGGCTTATCCACACTTGAAATTGTTTTTGGATAAAGAACAAACGCCGTCAGAAACCGACCTTTACGAAATGGGGTTTGTTTCTTCTCAAGTAGGGAAAAACGCCGAAGCAGTAGGATATTACAATCAATTAATTAACAGCAATTCTCCGCTGGCTCAAAACGCTTATTACCAACTCGGGAATGCTTATCTGCAAAATAATCAAAAACAAGAAGCGCTTTCTGCTTATCGTAATGCGTCCCAGATGAATTATGATGCGAAAGTTCAGCAACTGGCTTTGGAACAATATGCAAAATTGAGTTATGAATTAGGAAATCCATTTGAGAACTCCTCAAAAGTAATTCAGAGATATCTGGATAAATATCCGAATTCTAAAACTCAGGAAATGAGGTCACTGCTGGTTAAATCGTATTTGTATTCCGGAGATTATAAAGCAACTCTGGATGCCCTTTCGAAACTTGACCAGAAAACGAATGAGACAAAAAAAATAGAGCAGGAGGTTTCTTATCTTTTAGGTTCTGAGGAATTCAATAAAGGGAATTTTGATGCCGCCGAAACGTACTTTAAAAGAAGTCTTCAATTCAATCTCAATAAAGATTTTTATAAAAAAGCACAATATTGGTTAGGACAGACTTACTACCAGAAAGGTGATTATAAATCTGCGATTGCAACTTATACTAAACTTGAAAACGAAACTGCAGAAGGGTTTCCGGAACGTGAACAATTGGACTATGACTTAGGTTATGCTTATTTCAAGTCTAAGGATTTTGCTTCTGCTCAGGAATATTTTAAGGAATATCTGAGATTCCCGAAACAGGAATTCAAAGCGGATGCAGAATTGCGTTTGGCTGATACATATTACGCAAACAATCAGTTGAATGAAGCTTTGGAGATTTATAATAAAACCGAAAATGCCAGCGATTATACGTTGTATCAGAAAGCTTTAGCTTTAGGTTTCAAAGGCGATACGGTGGCGAAGATTTCTGAACTGAAAACTTTGATTTCAAAATATCCTAATTCGGAATATGTAGATGATGCGAACTATGAAATTGCGTCGGCTTATGCTCAGAATGATGATTTCACTCAATCTAATGCTTACTTTGATAAAGTCATCAAATCCAGTCCTGATAAGGATTTGGTAGCGAATTCCCAGATTTACAGAGCTCAGAATCTGATTGACCTGAATCAGAATGAAAATGCGATTTCGGAATTCAGACGATTGGCAAATCAATATAAGAACACTGCTTATGCGGACAAAATTGTAGCCGCTGCAAAACCGGCTTTTGTGAAAACCGGTGATGTTGCAGGTTACGAACAATTTGCAAAAAGTCTGAATGTGAATGTTTCCGGAACAGAAATCAGTGAAATTAATCTGAATCTGGCGCAAGACAGTTTCTCGAAAAAAGATTATGGAAAAGCGGTTTCTTACTACGAAAAATACCTTGACCAGAGTCCTAGCGGCGACAATCTTTTCAAAGCGCAATACGAGCTGGGCGAAAGCTATTATCAATTAAAACAAACGGATAAAGCATTACTTCCATTACAAAATGTGGCCGATTTCCAGAACGATTATCAACAGGAAGCGCAGGTGAGACTGGCTCAGATTTATTTGTCTCAGGATAAAGTGGCTGATGCAAAAAAATATCTGGAACAGAATGCTAATTCTACCAACGTTACGATTAAAAACTTTGCTTCAATTGAGTTGATGAAAATCTATGCAGACGAAAAGAACTTTGCTGAAGCTGAAAAATATGCAAACGCTGTAATTGCTAATTCGAAAAATTCGGCAGCAACTCTGGAACAGGCGAAAGTCATCAAAGCAAGGAGCCTGATGCAGCAAGGCAAAGACAGGGATGCACAAACGGCTTATACCGCTTTGGAGAAATCTTCCAATACAGAAGTTGCGGCGGAAGCTTTATACGCCAAAGCATTTTACCAGAACAAAGCAAAAGCTTTCAAATCGTCGAATGAAACCATTTTCAAGTTAGCTAACAATTATGCTTCGGAAGAATATTGGGGCGCAAAGGCTTTAGTCCTGATGGCGAAAAATTATCTGGCGCTGAAAGATAATTACCAGGCAAGTTATACGGTGGATGAAATCATTAACAACTATGGCGATTTCCCGGAAATTGTGGCTGAAGCGAAGGAAGTGAAAGCGCAGATCAAGAAGTAA
- a CDS encoding APC family permease, which produces MSSLFRRKHYAENTDNGQLNRVLGTWDIVFFGIAAIIGAGSFSSLGEAIFRGGPGVIVLYLICGFACAFTALCYAEFASRIPTAGSAYTYAYASFGELIAWVIGWALIMEYSFGNIYVAFSWSDYFTSFMGRIGVHIPDYFTCSYTEAKKAVLNNSNNAELINAWKSAPIIGNLRIIVDIPALVINGLITWLCYQGIKESKNFNNFFVILKLFVILLVIAVGVAYVNTGNWFPTSSVTSEPSFMPNGFAGVMSAVSGVFFAYIGFDAISVLSEETKNPQKDLPKGMLISLGLCTVIYIILTLTLTGLVDYRKFDGIGDPLSFVFDKSNLNLPWMEFIVSLIAIVAITTVLLVFQMGQPRIWMAMSRDGLLPKKFQQVHSKNKIPSFATIITGIVVGVPILFTDKTFILDFTSIGTIFAFVLVCGGVLMLPPKDKIKGRFHLPYINGRLIFPLIFIGGLVFFYFYQPEFFHNLINISDANEGEFRLAIIVFIIVNLILCGLAFIKNLSLIPLIGLSSCLYLLTGMSHENWFWFGLWFAIGLIIYFLYGYKNSKLNQTKNAASE; this is translated from the coding sequence ATGAGTTCACTTTTCAGAAGAAAACACTACGCAGAAAATACAGATAACGGGCAACTGAATCGCGTTTTAGGCACTTGGGATATTGTATTTTTTGGTATTGCTGCCATTATTGGTGCAGGAAGTTTTAGCAGTTTAGGAGAAGCTATCTTCCGTGGCGGTCCGGGCGTAATTGTTTTATATCTGATTTGTGGTTTTGCCTGTGCTTTTACAGCACTTTGTTACGCTGAATTTGCCAGTCGAATTCCAACTGCAGGAAGTGCTTACACCTATGCTTATGCCAGTTTCGGAGAATTGATTGCCTGGGTTATTGGCTGGGCTTTGATTATGGAATATTCTTTCGGGAATATTTATGTTGCTTTTTCCTGGTCAGATTATTTCACCAGTTTTATGGGAAGAATCGGTGTTCATATTCCTGATTATTTTACTTGTAGTTATACAGAAGCTAAAAAGGCTGTTCTCAATAATTCGAATAATGCTGAATTGATTAATGCCTGGAAATCGGCTCCTATTATAGGAAATTTAAGAATCATTGTTGATATTCCTGCTTTGGTAATTAATGGATTGATTACCTGGCTTTGCTATCAGGGCATCAAAGAAAGTAAAAACTTCAATAACTTTTTTGTGATTCTGAAGTTGTTTGTGATTCTTCTCGTAATCGCAGTCGGTGTTGCTTATGTTAATACAGGCAATTGGTTTCCTACGAGTTCTGTAACTTCAGAACCGTCTTTTATGCCGAATGGATTTGCAGGTGTCATGTCTGCTGTTTCAGGTGTTTTCTTTGCCTATATTGGTTTTGATGCGATTTCTGTATTGTCAGAAGAAACCAAAAATCCTCAGAAAGACCTTCCAAAAGGAATGTTGATTTCTTTAGGACTTTGTACTGTTATTTATATCATTCTGACTTTAACTTTAACAGGATTAGTAGATTACAGAAAATTTGACGGAATCGGCGACCCATTATCTTTTGTATTTGATAAATCAAATCTCAATCTTCCCTGGATGGAGTTCATTGTATCATTAATTGCAATTGTTGCAATTACTACGGTACTTTTGGTTTTCCAAATGGGACAACCTAGAATATGGATGGCAATGTCGAGAGATGGACTTTTACCAAAAAAGTTTCAGCAAGTGCACAGCAAAAACAAAATTCCTTCTTTTGCAACCATTATTACGGGAATTGTTGTAGGTGTTCCAATTTTGTTCACCGATAAAACTTTTATTCTCGATTTTACAAGTATCGGGACTATTTTCGCTTTCGTATTGGTTTGTGGTGGCGTTTTGATGTTGCCTCCAAAAGATAAAATCAAGGGCAGATTCCACCTGCCATATATTAATGGAAGATTGATTTTTCCATTAATTTTCATTGGCGGATTGGTATTCTTTTATTTCTACCAACCAGAATTTTTTCACAATTTAATTAATATCAGTGATGCGAATGAAGGAGAATTCCGTTTAGCAATTATCGTTTTCATTATTGTCAATCTGATTTTGTGTGGATTGGCTTTCATTAAGAATCTTTCATTAATTCCTTTAATTGGTCTTAGTTCTTGTCTTTATTTACTAACCGGGATGAGCCACGAAAACTGGTTTTGGTTTGGACTATGGTTTGCTATAGGTTTGATAATTTATTTCCTTTATGGATATAAAAACAGCAAACTAAATCAAACAAAAAATGCAGCCTCAGAATAG
- a CDS encoding shikimate dehydrogenase family protein: MEKQEFGLLGKNISYSFSKKYFEEKFKKLFLNNHSYNFFDISEIENVSPFLENPNLIGMNVTIPYKQAIIPFLDELSEEALQIGAVNCVSFQNGKKIGYNTDAFGFEKTLLINKKDHHKKALILGDGGAAKAVRYILDKHNITHQTVSRKSEINFENLTEDLVKDSLLIIQTTPVGTFPNVDDSVQFPFDAITDKHYVIDLIYNPSETAFLRHCAEKGATTLNGFYMLEQQAEKAWQIWNS; this comes from the coding sequence ATGGAAAAACAGGAATTCGGATTGCTTGGGAAGAATATTTCTTACTCATTTTCAAAAAAATATTTTGAGGAAAAATTCAAAAAATTATTTCTAAACAATCATTCATACAACTTCTTTGACATCTCTGAAATTGAAAACGTTTCGCCCTTTCTGGAAAACCCAAATCTCATCGGGATGAATGTCACAATCCCTTACAAACAAGCGATTATTCCCTTTCTTGATGAACTCAGTGAAGAAGCTTTGCAAATCGGAGCTGTCAATTGTGTCAGTTTCCAAAACGGTAAAAAAATCGGTTATAATACGGATGCTTTCGGATTCGAAAAAACACTTCTGATTAATAAAAAAGACCATCATAAAAAAGCTTTGATATTAGGTGATGGAGGCGCCGCAAAAGCAGTGAGATATATTTTAGATAAACACAACATAACACATCAAACCGTTTCCAGAAAGTCCGAAATCAATTTTGAAAACCTGACTGAAGATTTGGTAAAAGATTCATTATTGATTATCCAGACAACACCAGTTGGAACTTTCCCGAATGTTGATGATTCTGTTCAATTTCCTTTTGACGCAATTACCGATAAACATTATGTTATCGATTTGATCTACAATCCATCTGAAACTGCTTTTCTAAGGCATTGTGCAGAAAAAGGCGCAACAACGCTTAACGGATTTTATATGCTGGAACAGCAGGCTGAGAAGGCTTGGCAGATTTGGAATAGCTGA
- a CDS encoding response regulator transcription factor: MSNSKKVIVVDDSPAILDSVKLMLNMEGFEVSNYERGTDMFNSLLETSTKPDVILMDMWLSGEDGRDICKMIKAHQDFKNIPVVIMSASRGLGDSAIESGAIDFIPKPFDLGEIVEKIRYYSNSSAE, encoded by the coding sequence ATGTCAAATTCTAAAAAAGTTATAGTCGTGGACGATAGTCCTGCAATTTTGGATTCAGTGAAACTGATGCTGAATATGGAAGGATTCGAAGTCTCAAATTATGAAAGAGGAACCGATATGTTCAATTCCCTTTTGGAAACATCCACCAAACCAGACGTTATCCTGATGGATATGTGGCTCTCCGGAGAAGACGGGAGAGACATCTGCAAAATGATAAAAGCACATCAGGACTTCAAAAACATTCCGGTTGTGATAATGTCTGCCAGCCGGGGATTGGGAGATTCTGCGATAGAAAGCGGAGCCATAGATTTCATCCCAAAACCTTTTGATTTGGGCGAAATTGTAGAAAAAATCAGATATTATTCCAATAGTTCAGCTGAGTAA
- a CDS encoding DNA-deoxyinosine glycosylase translates to MNRINSFPPIVDEHSQILILGSVPGVKSLQMQQYYAHPQNQFWKILFHLFDVAFSLNYQQRIDLLKENKIALWDVIESCERKGSLDTEIKNEIDNNILQLIENHPNIKIIFCNGQKSYKNLIKILGKNFKIPIVVLPSTSPLHTVKFEEKLESWKVIKDYL, encoded by the coding sequence ATGAACCGAATCAATTCTTTTCCACCAATCGTAGATGAACATTCACAAATTCTGATTCTTGGTTCTGTTCCTGGAGTTAAGTCTTTGCAGATGCAACAATATTATGCACACCCTCAAAATCAATTCTGGAAAATCTTGTTTCATCTTTTTGATGTAGCATTTTCATTGAATTATCAACAAAGAATTGATTTATTGAAAGAAAACAAAATCGCACTTTGGGATGTCATCGAAAGTTGTGAACGAAAAGGTAGTCTGGATACTGAAATCAAAAATGAAATTGATAATAATATTCTACAACTCATCGAGAATCATCCGAATATCAAAATCATCTTCTGCAACGGACAAAAGTCGTACAAGAATCTCATTAAAATTTTGGGTAAGAATTTCAAAATTCCGATTGTAGTTTTACCTTCTACAAGTCCGCTTCATACGGTGAAGTTTGAGGAGAAATTGGAGAGCTGGAAAGTGATTAAAGATTATTTGTAA
- a CDS encoding aldo/keto reductase, with amino-acid sequence MKNIILNNGTEIPEIGFGTWQTTEGVQKTVKTALEAGYRHIDTADIYGNEAEIGEAIEESGIARKDLYLTTKIWNSNRSAQGVKTSVEQSLKKLKTNYLDLLLIHWPANEKQFKNWKEINAETWKAMEELYKSGVVKTIGVSNFMLSQLEALLETADVIPAVNQIEFHPGYTQQSVVDFCKEKGIAIEAWSPIGSGRLLKDGNLKDIADKYNVSPAILCIQFCLQSGVIVLPKSENPENIKNNLHFERFKIEESDMKALKTLEETGFSGLNPETVDF; translated from the coding sequence ATGAAAAATATAATTCTAAATAACGGAACTGAAATTCCGGAAATCGGTTTTGGAACCTGGCAAACAACGGAAGGTGTTCAGAAGACTGTAAAGACTGCTTTAGAAGCTGGTTACAGGCATATCGATACAGCGGATATCTACGGAAACGAGGCAGAAATAGGAGAGGCGATTGAAGAATCCGGAATTGCAAGAAAGGATCTGTATCTCACCACTAAAATATGGAATAGCAACAGAAGCGCGCAAGGTGTGAAAACTTCTGTAGAGCAATCTCTTAAAAAACTGAAGACCAATTATCTGGATTTGTTATTGATTCACTGGCCTGCGAATGAAAAACAATTTAAGAATTGGAAAGAAATCAATGCGGAAACGTGGAAAGCAATGGAGGAGTTGTACAAATCTGGTGTTGTTAAAACCATTGGTGTCAGCAATTTTATGCTAAGTCAACTGGAAGCGTTGCTGGAAACTGCAGATGTGATTCCGGCTGTTAACCAGATAGAGTTTCATCCGGGTTACACTCAGCAAAGTGTTGTTGATTTTTGTAAAGAAAAGGGAATTGCGATAGAAGCGTGGAGTCCGATTGGCTCCGGAAGATTATTGAAAGATGGAAATTTGAAAGATATTGCGGACAAGTACAATGTTTCGCCGGCAATTCTTTGTATTCAGTTTTGTCTGCAGTCTGGCGTGATTGTTTTGCCTAAATCTGAAAATCCGGAAAACATCAAAAACAACTTGCATTTTGAACGATTCAAAATTGAAGAGAGTGATATGAAGGCTTTAAAAACTCTGGAAGAAACAGGCTTTTCCGGCCTGAATCCAGAAACGGTCGATTTCTAA
- a CDS encoding ATP-binding protein, with product MKNFIKSNISADSLALLLVQAPVALSMLMGDDFVIQVANPQMLQLWGKRPEIIGSKLIDALPELEGQPFINILNTVKATGDIYKGYKEKCYLFRNGITEECYFDFIYAPIYNDDETEIIGISVVATEVTDQVQAEKKLTETEYKFENLIRNSDYAVAIYKGEDFIIDLANDKMLKTWGKDASIIGKRIEEGIPELVGQAFLGLLKQVYESGETYSAKEDRADLVVDGKLQTYYYNFSYQPLKNHNGEVYAIANVAVDVTEAVLTKQRLQENQAKYKNLADSLPIIIWTADKEGNIDYYNKKWYDYTGFEGVDSREAATHKILHPDDIERATQVWQRSKENKSAYEIEYQFKDRQTEGTYKWFLGRAVPIKDTNNNIIQWIGTCTDINEFKQFQQQKDNFLGIASHELKTPLTSLKLYSQYLEKNLRKQDDQKNADVAKKMDDQINKLTGLVNDLLDVTKIQNGKILLNKSEFNFDELVAEIITEQQMSTSHRIYLEAENIGEIYGDRHRISQVMSNLISNAIKYSPDSDKIQITTKLTEEGCVLFSVRDYGIGIPEDKKDKVFEQYYRVSGSMEHTFPGLGLGLYISSEIIKRSGGRIFVNSIEGKGSDFCFEIPKKHKSN from the coding sequence ATGAAGAATTTCATCAAATCTAATATTTCTGCAGATTCATTAGCGCTTTTGCTGGTTCAGGCACCAGTCGCTCTTTCTATGCTGATGGGCGACGACTTTGTCATTCAGGTGGCTAATCCTCAAATGCTTCAGCTATGGGGAAAACGGCCGGAAATAATTGGTTCAAAACTAATAGATGCGCTGCCTGAATTGGAAGGACAGCCTTTTATTAACATTTTAAATACTGTAAAAGCAACCGGTGATATTTATAAAGGCTACAAAGAGAAATGTTATCTGTTCCGAAACGGAATCACAGAAGAATGTTATTTCGATTTTATTTATGCACCAATTTATAATGATGACGAAACCGAAATTATCGGAATCAGTGTAGTGGCTACAGAAGTTACAGACCAAGTCCAGGCTGAAAAGAAACTTACAGAAACGGAGTATAAATTTGAAAACCTGATTAGAAATTCTGACTATGCAGTTGCAATCTACAAAGGAGAAGATTTTATCATAGATTTAGCTAATGACAAAATGCTGAAGACTTGGGGAAAAGATGCTTCTATAATAGGTAAAAGAATAGAAGAAGGAATTCCGGAACTGGTAGGTCAAGCTTTTCTTGGATTATTGAAACAAGTTTATGAGTCTGGAGAAACTTACTCAGCCAAAGAAGATCGTGCTGATCTAGTCGTGGATGGCAAACTGCAAACTTATTATTACAATTTTTCGTACCAGCCTTTGAAAAATCACAATGGTGAAGTCTATGCTATTGCCAATGTCGCTGTAGATGTAACCGAAGCTGTACTTACAAAACAAAGATTGCAGGAAAACCAAGCCAAATACAAAAATCTTGCGGACAGTCTGCCAATTATTATCTGGACAGCCGACAAAGAAGGAAATATCGACTATTACAACAAAAAATGGTACGATTATACGGGATTCGAAGGTGTTGACAGCAGAGAAGCAGCAACACACAAAATCTTACATCCAGATGATATAGAAAGAGCAACTCAGGTGTGGCAAAGAAGCAAGGAAAACAAAAGTGCTTACGAGATAGAATATCAATTCAAGGATAGACAAACCGAAGGTACTTACAAGTGGTTTCTCGGTCGTGCCGTGCCTATAAAAGATACGAATAACAATATCATCCAATGGATTGGAACCTGTACAGATATCAATGAGTTCAAACAATTCCAGCAACAGAAAGATAATTTCTTGGGAATCGCCAGCCACGAACTGAAAACGCCATTGACGAGCCTCAAATTGTATTCTCAATACCTAGAAAAAAATCTGAGAAAGCAGGACGACCAGAAAAATGCGGACGTGGCAAAGAAAATGGACGATCAAATTAACAAACTAACTGGTCTTGTAAATGATTTGCTGGACGTGACGAAAATCCAGAATGGGAAAATACTTCTTAACAAATCAGAATTTAATTTTGATGAATTGGTTGCAGAAATCATCACAGAACAACAGATGAGCACCAGCCACAGAATTTATCTGGAAGCAGAAAATATTGGTGAGATCTACGGCGACAGACATCGCATCTCGCAGGTAATGAGCAATCTAATCAGCAATGCCATAAAATATTCTCCGGATTCTGATAAAATTCAAATCACTACAAAACTAACTGAAGAAGGTTGCGTCCTATTCTCTGTCAGAGACTATGGAATCGGGATTCCTGAGGATAAGAAAGACAAAGTTTTCGAACAATATTACAGAGTCAGTGGCAGTATGGAACACACCTTTCCGGGACTTGGATTGGGACTTTATATCTCTTCTGAAATTATAAAACGAAGCGGTGGCAGGATTTTTGTAAACTCAATTGAAGGGAAGGGCTCGGATTTTTGTTTCGAGATTCCCAAAAAACACAAATCAAATTAA
- a CDS encoding TonB-dependent receptor, with amino-acid sequence MNKLKYIAVLAFLGIVGISELGAQIKEEQLILNRKREPEVKKIEKKKTSVVQEKNYPPDNKKKEDSLNLKYDIVNVPPVSDFKTTEIQGEDISPKFSNDYQSNYFRLGYGNYGKFLADANVSGKVQDNVEVGADLHYLSTSGLKKIYDWDSKQNEAKIGGFANIYTESGKFNIDANYAFNNYNYYGIYALTPSNNDVDLQQKVNKFSVNGYYDHYSNEILNNVRVKSYFLSDHFGASENYANLDVNLSKHDFSVYEDITANGDLGINLETVNSKFDILNKNTSNQFNFTLSPKVTFYKGDSYLLIGSDFSFLNSKNSSNVTEESKNNKFYWFPKAEVLVAAADEFKFYGGIDGGLKLNTYGNLLDENPFLISDLVLTPTETKYHFYFGLKGDVDQTFKYDVNAGFSKVNNAQFFYNNNLFDTNIGADRQGYDYANTFSSIYDNGTLMEVKGDLQAFPIENLTVDAGLHFMKYKLDNLEEVYYKPLFQFNLGAKYTMLEKKLNLGFKAYFVTDRTSNTYEISNIAAIPNYTTIENKNEKVGGYADLNLSAEYKIHKNFSIFALGNNLLSSKYQTYKGYKVLGAQVVGGVKITF; translated from the coding sequence ATGAACAAACTAAAATATATCGCCGTTTTGGCATTTTTGGGAATAGTCGGGATCTCGGAATTGGGCGCTCAAATCAAAGAAGAGCAATTGATTCTTAATAGAAAAAGAGAACCGGAAGTCAAGAAAATTGAGAAAAAGAAGACATCTGTTGTTCAGGAAAAAAACTATCCGCCGGATAACAAGAAAAAGGAAGATTCGCTTAATCTGAAATATGACATCGTGAATGTCCCGCCGGTTTCCGATTTCAAAACCACCGAAATCCAGGGTGAAGATATTTCTCCGAAATTTTCCAATGATTATCAATCCAATTATTTCAGATTGGGTTATGGGAATTATGGGAAATTTTTGGCTGATGCTAATGTTTCGGGAAAAGTGCAGGACAATGTGGAAGTAGGAGCGGATTTACATTATCTTTCTACAAGCGGTCTGAAAAAGATTTACGATTGGGATTCTAAGCAGAATGAAGCAAAAATCGGTGGTTTTGCCAATATTTACACGGAAAGCGGAAAGTTTAATATTGATGCAAATTATGCTTTCAACAATTACAATTATTACGGGATTTATGCATTGACGCCTTCAAATAATGATGTCGATTTACAGCAAAAAGTGAATAAATTCAGTGTGAATGGTTATTACGACCATTATTCCAATGAAATTCTGAATAACGTTCGTGTGAAATCGTATTTCTTAAGCGACCATTTCGGAGCCAGTGAAAACTATGCGAATTTGGATGTTAATTTGTCCAAGCACGATTTTTCTGTTTACGAGGATATTACAGCGAATGGAGATTTGGGAATCAATCTGGAAACGGTTAATTCCAAATTTGATATCCTGAATAAAAATACTAGTAATCAATTCAATTTTACATTGTCGCCAAAAGTGACTTTCTATAAAGGTGATTCTTATTTGTTAATTGGTTCTGATTTTAGTTTCCTTAATTCTAAAAACTCCAGCAATGTAACCGAAGAATCAAAAAATAATAAATTCTACTGGTTTCCTAAAGCAGAAGTTTTGGTTGCAGCTGCGGATGAATTCAAATTTTATGGAGGAATTGATGGCGGTTTGAAACTCAATACTTACGGGAATCTTCTGGACGAAAATCCTTTTTTGATTTCTGATTTGGTTTTAACGCCAACTGAAACCAAATACCATTTTTATTTCGGTTTGAAAGGTGATGTTGACCAGACTTTCAAATATGATGTTAATGCAGGATTCAGCAAAGTGAACAACGCTCAGTTTTTCTACAATAATAATCTGTTTGATACTAATATCGGCGCAGACAGACAAGGTTATGATTATGCAAATACTTTCAGTTCAATCTATGATAACGGAACTCTGATGGAAGTAAAAGGAGATTTGCAGGCTTTCCCGATAGAAAATCTGACTGTTGACGCAGGTTTGCATTTTATGAAATACAAATTGGATAATCTGGAAGAAGTCTATTACAAGCCATTGTTCCAATTTAATCTTGGTGCAAAATATACAATGCTGGAAAAGAAACTGAATCTTGGTTTCAAAGCGTATTTTGTAACGGACAGAACTTCAAATACTTATGAGATAAGCAATATTGCTGCAATTCCAAATTATACAACAATTGAGAACAAAAACGAAAAAGTTGGAGGTTATGCAGATTTAAACTTATCTGCAGAGTATAAAATTCATAAAAATTTCAGTATTTTTGCACTCGGAAACAATCTTCTGAGCTCAAAATATCAGACGTACAAAGGATACAAAGTTCTGGGTGCACAGGTTGTAGGAGGTGTGAAGATTACATTCTAA